One window of Myxocyprinus asiaticus isolate MX2 ecotype Aquarium Trade chromosome 4, UBuf_Myxa_2, whole genome shotgun sequence genomic DNA carries:
- the LOC127438815 gene encoding rho guanine nucleotide exchange factor 9-like isoform X3, with the protein MMKLVSGGSVVNAEAVWDHVTMADRELAFKAGDVIKVLDASNKDWWWGQIDDEEGWFPASFVRVESHPPQTKQLFYINPVAASRLTNATAKLWVNQEENTVVETAECSSEVQNGHAEASPNPSTDCLCLGQPTQNRDQMRANVINEIMSTERHFIKHLKDICEGYLRQCKKRRDMFNDDQLKVIFGNIEDIYRFQLSFVRDLEKQFNTEEPHLSEIGPCFLEHQDGFWIYSEYCNNHVDACMELTRLMRDARYQHFFEACRLVQQMIDIAIDGYLLTPVQKICKYPLQLAELLKYTVQEHSDYRYVAAALAVMRNVTQQINERKRRLENIDKIAQWQASVLDWEGEDILDRSSELVYTGEMSWIYQPYGRSQTRIFFLFDHQMVLCKKDLIRRDILYYKGRIEMDRYEVIDAIDGRDDDFNVSVKNAFKLANRDTDEIHLFLPKKLEEKIRWLRAFQEERKMVQEDEKIGFEISQYQKRQAALTVRRVTKQKELTGALQTGWS; encoded by the exons ATGATGAAG TTGGTCAGTGGGGGCTCTGTAGTGAATGCCGAGGCAGTATGGGACCATGTGACCATGGCTGACCGAGAGCTGGCCTTCAAGGCAGGCGATGTCATCAAGGTGTTGGACGCCTCCAATAAGGACTGGTGGTGGGGTCAAATCGATGACGAGGAGGGCTGGTTTCCTGCCAGCTTCGTAAGG GTGGAGTCCCACCCCCCTCAAACCAAACAGCTTTTTTATATCAACCCTGTCGCTGCATCACGCCTCACAAACGCCACGGCTAAG TTATGGGTAAATCAGGAGGAAAACACAGTGGTCGAGACTGCCGAATGCTCCAGCGAGGTGCAGAACGGCCATGCGGAGGCCAGTCCGAACCCTAGCACTGATTGCCTGTGTCTGGGCCAGCCCACCCAGAACCGGGACCAGATGAGAGCCAATGTCATCAATGAGATCATGAGCACAGAACGACATTTCATCAAACACCTGAAGGATATCTGTGAg GGGTATCTGCGTCAGTGTAAAAAGAGAAGAGACATGTTTAATGACGATCAGCTGAAGGTGATCTTTGGGAATATCGAAGACATTTACAGATTCCAGTTGAGCTTCGTCAGAGACCTGGAGAAACAGTTTAACACGGAAGAACCTCATCTTAGTGAGATCGGACCCTGCTTTTTGGAACAC CAAGATGGATTCTGGATTTACTCGGAATATTGTAACAACCACGTTGATGCCTGCATGGAGCTCACACGTCTCATGCGAGATGCAAGATACCAGCACTTCTTTGAAGCATGCCGATTAGTTCAGCAGATGATTGACATCGCCATTGATGGCTACCTGCTTACACCAGTCCAGAAAATCTGCAAATACCCTCTACAGCTAGCAGAGTTACTGAAATACACAGTACAAGAACACAG TGATTATCGGTATGTGGCTGCTGCGCTAGCGGTAATGAGAAATGTCACTCAGCAAATCAACGAACGTAAACGAAGGCTTGAGAACATTGACAAAATCGCCCAATGGCAGGCCTCCGTACTGGACTGGGAG ggTGAGGATATTCTGGACAGGAGCTCAGAGCTTGTGTACACTGGGGAGATGTCCTGGATATATCAACCATATGGCCGCAGCCAAACCAGAATCTTCTTCCTGTTTGATCATCAGATGGTCCTGTGCAAGAAG GATCTCATTCGCCGTGATATTCTCTACTACAAGGGCCGGATCGAAATGGATCGATATGAGGTCATCGATGCAATCGATGGCCGAGATGATGATTTTAACGTCAGCGTGAAGAACGCTTTCAAACTGGCCAATAGAGACACAGATGAGATCCATCTGTTCCTGCCCAAAAAGCTAGAGGAGAAAATCCGTTGGCTTCGGGCATTTCAAGAGGAAAGAAAGATGGTCCAGGAAGATGAGAAGATTG gGTTTGAAATCTCTCAGTATCAGAAGAGGCAAGCAGCTCTGACTGTTAGGAGAGTCACCAAACAGAAAG